Genomic DNA from Shouchella patagoniensis:
ATTACTATCGTCCGAGAGATGAAGCAATCTTAGAAGAACATCGTGACTATTTCCCGGAAGTAGAATTGTTTACGATTGATGAAAAGTTCGGTAGCTGGCAGGAAGCACAGGAAAAGCACTTTGCAGATGGCGGTATTTTTGATGCAATCTATCAGCCTTAGATTTAGGAGTTTTTTATGAAACGTATACTTCCGGGATTTGGACTCAGTTTAGGTTTTACGATGTTATATATGAGCTTTATCGTCTTCGTTCCTCTTGCAGCGTTGCTTTTATTTACTGTTTATAATGGGTGGGATACGTTTTGGAATGCGGTAAATGATCCGAGGGTATTTGCCGCATTCCGGTTGAGTTTTACATCCTCACTAATTGCAGCACTCATTAATGGTGTGTTTGGTTTACTTATTGCGTGGGTTCTCGTACGTTATTCTTTTCCTGGGAAAAGGTTAATGGACGGTATGATTGACTTGCCTTTTGCATTGCCAACAGCTGTTGCTGGTATCGCTTTAACAAGCCTTTATACAGAAAGTGGATGGATTGGGTCGCTGTTAGCCCCTCTAGGAATTAAAGTTGCTTTTTCACCACTTGGGGTGACGATCGCATTAACGTTTATTGGTCTTCCGTTTGTTGTACGCATGGTCGAGCCCGTTTTAAAAGCATTGGATAAAGAGACCGAAGAAGCATCAGCTTTGTTAGGAGCGACATCGTTTCAAACGTTTAAGACCGTCATTTTTCCGGTGCTTATTCCTGCTCTTTTAGCTGGGATGACACTGGCTTTTGCTAGAGCGCTTGGTGAATATGGTTCAGTTGTGTTCATTGCTGGGAATATGCCAATGAAAACGGAGATTGTACCACTGTTAATTATGACAAAGCTGGAGCAGTTTGATTATGGTGGGGCAACAGCAATTGCTGTTGTGATGCTAACCATTTCATTCTTGCTGTTGCTAGCGGTAAATGGTCTACAATGGTTAATTGCAAGGAAGTTAGGGCAAAGGAGGGCGTCGTAATGCTTAGACAAAAAACATGGATTAGTTATGTACTTATTACGATCGCCTTCTTGTTTCTAACTGCTTTCTTGTTTCTGCCTCTTATTGTTATTTTTACAGGTGCATTTGCGCAAGGTATAGATGTCTTCTGGGCAGCAATCACTGAACCTGCCGCACGATCAGCAATCCAATTGACGTTAATCGTAGTAGCAATTACTGTTCCACTCCACACTTTGTTTGGACTTTCTGCGGCATGGGTCCTAACGAAATTCCAGTTTAAGGGGCGTCAACTTCTCATTACATTAATTGAAATCCCT
This window encodes:
- the cysT gene encoding sulfate ABC transporter permease subunit CysT, encoding MKRILPGFGLSLGFTMLYMSFIVFVPLAALLLFTVYNGWDTFWNAVNDPRVFAAFRLSFTSSLIAALINGVFGLLIAWVLVRYSFPGKRLMDGMIDLPFALPTAVAGIALTSLYTESGWIGSLLAPLGIKVAFSPLGVTIALTFIGLPFVVRMVEPVLKALDKETEEASALLGATSFQTFKTVIFPVLIPALLAGMTLAFARALGEYGSVVFIAGNMPMKTEIVPLLIMTKLEQFDYGGATAIAVVMLTISFLLLLAVNGLQWLIARKLGQRRAS